A window of Danaus plexippus chromosome 12, MEX_DaPlex, whole genome shotgun sequence contains these coding sequences:
- the LOC116772519 gene encoding ATP-dependent RNA helicase p62-like has translation MALNIIKNLSRNPAVLKLCCRDITNICFNKSCFAAKNSRILTYTTLSSYQKHQFIRYSSVPAAQSDADYCRENKITIIGDDIPSPVRDLDSGNFPDYIKNFLQEQGFTKPTLIQSQGWPIAIAGKNFVGIAQTGTGKTLAYLLPAVIQLKENKGRRGKGPRALVLAPTRELARQIEEVAKDFERLLNIRCLCIYGGVSRSNQAQQLQRGVDILIATPGRLNDFLNSRVTTLSRCTYVVLDEADRMLDMGFEPQIRQALEDVPYERQILMFSATWPKEVQHLAKDYLGEFVQVNVGSTELTANHNIKQCIYVCEQDQKMDKFKSIMHEISGNGFGKVLVFTNTKKFVDSLTLALQRNGWPAVGIHGDKTQLQRDIIINKFRSGKTNILVATDVAARGLDVDGVTHVVNYDFPNTSEDYIHRIGRTGRSDNKGVAHTILTSENARQARSLIQVLKEAKQEVPHELEQLCRDYGSMKFKEQQTKYKPKNNYKWKNYNNRNYNRDGWNSRDKFGSMREMY, from the exons ATGgcattaaacataataaaaaacctGTCACGGAACCCTGCCGTACTTAAATT GTGTTGCAGAGATATAACTAATATCTGCTTTAATAAATCCTGTTTTGCTGCAAAAAACAGTCGAATACTCACCTACACAACTTTATCAAGTTACCAAAAACATCAGTTTATAAGATACTCTTCGGTACCTGCTGCGCAAAGTGATGCTGATTATTGccgtgaaaataaaataacaataataggCGATGACATTCCCAGTCCAGTAAGAGACTTGGACAGTGGAAACTTTCcagattatattaagaattttcttCAAGAGCAGGGCTTTACTAAGCCTACACTGATCCAGTCCCAAGGATGGCCAATTGCTATTGCGgggaaaaattttgttggtATCGCTCAAACAGGTACAGGTAAAACTCTTGCATATTTGCTGCCAGCAGTTATTcaactaaaagaaaataaaggaCGAAGGGGTAAGGGTCCAAGAGCATTAGTACTGGCTCCTACAAGAGAACTTGCAAGACAGATAGAGGAAGTTGCTAAAGATTTTGAAAGGCTTTTGAACATCCGTtgtctatgtatatatggaGGTGTGAGCAGATCTAATCAAGCTCAACAGTTGCAACGGGGTGTAGATATCCTTATCGCTACACCTGGCAgattaaatgattttcttaaCAGCAGAGTGACGACTTTAAGCAGATGTACATATGTGGTGTTGGATGAGGCTGATAGAATGTTAGACATGGGCTTTGAACCTCAGATCAGGCAAGCATTGGAAGATGTACCATACGAGAGACAAATCCTTATGTTCTCAGCAACATGGCCTAAGGAAGTACAACATTTAGCTAAAGATTATCTAGGAGAATTTGTACAGGTTAATGTGGGTTCTACAGAATTGACAGCCAATCATAATATCAAACAATGCATATATGTTTGTGAACAAGACCAAAAAATGGAtaa attcAAATCTATCATGCATGAAATATCAGGCAATGGTTTTGGTAAGGTTCTGGTGTTcacaaatacaaagaaatttgTAGATAGCTTGACACTGGCACTACAAAGAAATGGCTGGCCGGCGGTCGGCATACATGGTGACAAAACGCAACTTCAAagggatattattattaataaatttagaagcggaaaaactaatattcttgTTGCCACAGATGTTGCTGCAAGAGGCTTAG atgtTGATGGTGTAACACATGTTGTGAACTATGATTTTCCAAACACATCTGAAGATTATATCCACAGAATTGGAAGAACTGGCAGATCAGATAATAAGGGTGTAGCTCATACTATCTTAACAAGCGAGAATGCTCGACAAGCAAGAAGTCTTATACAAGTACTCAAGGAAGCAAAAcaa gAAGTTCCACATGAATTGGAACAGCTGTGCCGTGATTACGGCAGCATGAAGTTCAAGGAGCAGCAGACGAAATATAAAcctaaaaacaattataaatggaagaattataataacaggAATTATAACAGAGATGGTTGGAACTCACGCGACAAGTTTGGCAGTATGCGTGAAatgtattag